The genome window GCTCCCGCCGTTGCGCGCAACGCCCGGAGCCTTGCGATCGCAAGGCTCCCAGGCTTGCGCGCAAGGTCAAAAGCCCTGGCGTCGGTGTTCCCGGGCTTGCGCGCAAGGGTCTGAGCGTTGCGCGCAAGGGTCAGAGGCTTGCGCGCAAGGCTCGAAGGTTCGCGCGCAAGCCCGGGAGCCTTGCGATCGCGCCGGCAAACCTGCCTTGGCGCCGGCAAAGCCGCCCGCCGGCCGCCCGTTCAGGTAACTCCCACCCTCGCCTATACTCTGTCGGCGTCACATTCCCGGGGAGGGAACACGCGTGAGCCGTGAGATCGAGGAGCTTCAGGCCGCCCTGCGCCAGTTCGCCGAGGAGCGCGACTGGGGCCAGTTCCACACGCCGAAGAACCTCGCCGCGTCCCTGTCCATCGAGGCGGCCGAAGTGCTCGAGCACTTCCAGTGGCTGACCGACGAGCAGAGCCGCCAGCTCAGCGAGGAGCAGCGGCTCAAGGTCGGCCACGAGATCGCCGATGTCCTGCTCTATCTGCTGCAGCTGTCCGACAAGCTGGGCATCGACCCGCTCGAAGCAGCCCGGCAGAAGTTGACGATCAACGCGGAGAAATACCCGGCCGACAAGGCACGGGGCAGCAGCAGGAAATACACCGAGCTCTGAATCCGGCGAGAAACCAAACCTGCGAGCCAAGGGGAAAGGCTGGCGTGATCGTTTACCAGGCGACGAAATCGAAATTCCTGCACGACTGCGACAACGACCAGATCGAGGATGTCGTCTCGTCGGCCTACGTGCAGAAGACCGGGCGCTACGCCCTGACCGGCGAGTTCAAGGCC of bacterium contains these proteins:
- a CDS encoding nucleotide pyrophosphohydrolase gives rise to the protein MSREIEELQAALRQFAEERDWGQFHTPKNLAASLSIEAAEVLEHFQWLTDEQSRQLSEEQRLKVGHEIADVLLYLLQLSDKLGIDPLEAARQKLTINAEKYPADKARGSSRKYTEL